The proteins below come from a single Streptomyces spongiicola genomic window:
- the greA gene encoding transcription elongation factor GreA, with product MTQTSENVTWLTQEAYNQLKAELEHLSGPARVEIAKKIEAAREEGDLRENGGYHAAKEEQGKQELRVRQLTQLLEKAKVGEAPADNGTVAPGMVVTVAFGGDESDTETFLLASREYASGDISTYSPQSPLGAGVNGKKVGQDAEYELPNGRTAMVRVLEAKPYRG from the coding sequence GTGACCCAGACCAGCGAGAACGTCACCTGGCTCACCCAGGAGGCGTACAACCAGCTCAAGGCCGAGCTGGAGCACCTGTCTGGTCCCGCGCGCGTCGAGATCGCGAAGAAGATCGAGGCGGCCCGTGAGGAGGGCGACCTGCGGGAGAACGGCGGGTACCACGCGGCCAAGGAGGAGCAGGGCAAGCAGGAGCTCCGGGTGCGCCAGCTGACCCAGCTCCTGGAGAAGGCCAAGGTCGGCGAGGCCCCGGCGGACAACGGCACGGTGGCCCCCGGCATGGTGGTGACCGTCGCCTTCGGCGGTGACGAGAGCGACACCGAGACCTTCCTGCTCGCTTCCCGCGAGTACGCGTCGGGCGACATCTCGACGTACTCGCCGCAGTCCCCGCTCGGCGCGGGCGTGAACGGCAAGAAGGTCGGCCAGGACGCCGAGTACGAGCTCCCGAACGGCAGGACGGCCATGGTGAGGGTCCTCGAGGCCAAGCCCTACCGGGGCTGA
- a CDS encoding ABC transporter permease produces the protein MTTVQESAERVAAPRPHGGIAQSVNDSLVVAKRNLIRMTRIPEMIIFGMIQPIMFVVLFSYVFGGSMQIGGSTSPSVYREFLMAGIFAQTVTFATAGAGAGIADDMHKGLIDRFRSLPMTRGAVLTGRTLADLVQTALTVVVLAVVALLVGWRVHEGVLKALAAFALLLLLGYAFSWIGALIGLSVRTPEAATSGGLIWLFPVTFISNAFVDSSKMVPWLQTLAEWNPFSATVQACRELFGNPGVSTSDAWPMQHPVLASVIYSILIIAVFRTLAVRKYRSAV, from the coding sequence GTGACCACCGTCCAGGAATCGGCGGAGCGCGTGGCGGCGCCCCGCCCGCACGGCGGCATCGCGCAGTCGGTGAACGACTCGCTCGTCGTCGCCAAGCGCAATCTGATCCGGATGACCCGGATTCCGGAGATGATCATCTTCGGGATGATCCAGCCGATCATGTTCGTGGTGCTGTTCAGCTACGTCTTCGGCGGATCCATGCAGATCGGCGGGTCGACTTCCCCGTCCGTCTACCGGGAGTTCCTGATGGCGGGCATCTTCGCCCAGACCGTCACGTTCGCGACCGCGGGAGCCGGGGCGGGCATCGCCGACGACATGCACAAGGGCCTGATCGACCGCTTCCGGTCGCTGCCCATGACGCGCGGCGCGGTCCTCACCGGCCGTACCCTCGCCGACCTGGTGCAGACCGCGCTCACGGTCGTGGTCCTCGCCGTCGTCGCCCTGCTGGTCGGCTGGCGGGTCCACGAGGGTGTCCTGAAGGCGCTGGCGGCCTTCGCCCTGCTGCTGCTGCTCGGTTACGCCTTCTCGTGGATCGGCGCGCTGATCGGCCTGTCGGTCCGCACGCCCGAGGCGGCCACGTCCGGCGGGCTGATCTGGCTCTTCCCGGTGACGTTCATCTCGAACGCGTTCGTCGACTCCAGCAAGATGGTGCCGTGGCTCCAGACCCTCGCGGAGTGGAACCCGTTCAGCGCCACCGTCCAGGCCTGCCGCGAACTCTTCGGCAACCCGGGGGTCTCGACGTCCGACGCCTGGCCCATGCAGCACCCGGTACTCGCGTCGGTGATCTACTCCATCCTGATCATCGCGGTCTTCCGCACCCTCGCGGTGCGCAAGTACCGCTCGGCGGTCTGA
- the mca gene encoding mycothiol conjugate amidase Mca: MTEQLRLMAVHAHPDDESSKGAATMAKYVSEGVDVLVVTCTGGERGSVLNPRLQGDRYIRENIHEVRRKEMDEAREILGVRQEWLGFVDSGLPEGDPLPPLPEGCFALEDVDKAAGELVRRIRSFRPHVVTTYDENGGYPHPDHIMTHKITMVAFEGAADTEKYPESAYGQAWQTRKLYYNQGFNRPRTVALHEALLARGLESPYGEWLERWKEFQRAERTLTTYVPCGDFFETRDRALIAHATQIDPDGGWFRVPMEIQREVWPTEEYELVKSLVDTSLPEDDLFAGVRESA; the protein is encoded by the coding sequence TTGACTGAGCAGCTGCGACTGATGGCCGTCCACGCCCACCCCGACGACGAGTCGAGCAAGGGCGCGGCCACGATGGCCAAGTACGTGTCCGAGGGGGTGGACGTGCTGGTCGTGACCTGCACGGGAGGAGAGCGCGGCTCTGTCCTCAACCCCAGGCTCCAGGGTGACCGGTACATCCGGGAGAACATTCACGAGGTACGCCGCAAGGAGATGGACGAGGCCCGCGAGATCCTGGGCGTGCGGCAGGAGTGGCTCGGCTTCGTCGACTCCGGCCTGCCGGAGGGCGACCCGCTGCCCCCGCTTCCCGAGGGCTGCTTCGCGCTGGAGGACGTCGACAAGGCGGCGGGCGAACTGGTGCGGAGGATCCGCTCCTTCCGCCCGCACGTCGTCACCACGTACGACGAGAACGGCGGTTACCCGCACCCCGACCACATCATGACCCACAAGATCACGATGGTGGCCTTCGAGGGCGCGGCGGACACCGAGAAGTACCCGGAGTCCGCGTACGGCCAGGCCTGGCAGACCCGGAAGCTCTACTACAACCAGGGCTTCAACCGTCCGCGCACCGTCGCCCTCCACGAGGCGCTGCTGGCACGCGGTCTGGAGTCCCCGTACGGCGAGTGGCTGGAGCGCTGGAAGGAGTTCCAGCGTGCCGAGCGGACCCTCACCACGTACGTGCCGTGCGGCGACTTCTTCGAGACCCGTGACCGGGCGCTGATCGCCCACGCCACCCAGATCGATCCGGACGGCGGCTGGTTCCGCGTCCCGATGGAGATCCAGCGGGAGGTATGGCCGACCGAGGAGTACGAGCTGGTCAAGTCCCTCGTCGACACCTCCCTGCCCGAGGACGACCTGTTCGCCGGAGTCCGCGAGAGCGCCTGA
- a CDS encoding Uma2 family endonuclease: MTAEMVAPAWMHSQISAEQYDSWSEEQCAGIEIVDGMVVVSPSASKRHNRLARILANALDAAAGPDWNADTYFDVRLQDVPLTNRRPDVIVYRSDTVDLTPTRPEHVLLVVEVVSPGSETTDRIVKVDQYAKAGIAFYWRVEQAATGVPIVYTYVLDPANRAYRDGEVFTGTVKATAPFPVTVDLGTL; the protein is encoded by the coding sequence ATGACCGCCGAGATGGTGGCGCCCGCGTGGATGCACTCGCAGATCAGCGCGGAGCAGTACGACTCCTGGTCCGAGGAGCAGTGCGCCGGCATCGAGATCGTGGACGGGATGGTCGTTGTGAGCCCGAGCGCCTCCAAGCGGCACAACCGGCTGGCGCGGATCCTGGCCAACGCCCTGGACGCAGCCGCAGGCCCGGACTGGAACGCCGACACGTACTTCGACGTCCGCCTGCAGGACGTGCCGCTCACCAACCGCCGTCCGGACGTCATCGTGTACCGGTCGGATACCGTCGACCTCACGCCCACCCGCCCCGAGCACGTGCTCCTGGTCGTCGAGGTCGTCTCCCCGGGGTCAGAGACCACCGACCGGATCGTGAAGGTTGACCAGTACGCCAAGGCCGGCATCGCCTTCTACTGGCGGGTCGAGCAGGCAGCCACCGGTGTCCCGATCGTGTACACCTACGTCCTCGACCCGGCCAACAGGGCCTACCGGGACGGCGAGGTGTTCACCGGCACCGTGAAGGCCACCGCGCCGTTCCCTGTCACGGTCGACCTCGGGACCCTGTGA
- a CDS encoding ATP-binding cassette domain-containing protein, whose protein sequence is MPGAIYAEGLVKTFGEVRALDGVDLDVPEGTVLGLLGPNGAGKTTAVRVLTTLLRPDSGRAVVAGIDVLQRPNDVRRSIGLSGQFAAVDEYLTGRENLQMVGRLYQMNAKAAKARAGELLERFNLADAADRPAKTYSGGMRRRLDLAAALVVSPPVMFMDEPTTGLDPRNRQALWEVIKELVGGGTTLLLTTQYLEEADHLADDICVVDHGRVIARGTADQLKARTGGERVEVVVHRPEEIAPARGVLRRFGAEGEDAGDIAVDEHTRRLTVPVTGGAKLLAEVIRELDAVGIEIDDIGLRRPTLDDVFISLTGRHAEQDAEEGADEGGEVPTARQDRGRKAGKEAVK, encoded by the coding sequence ATGCCAGGCGCCATTTACGCCGAGGGTCTGGTCAAGACCTTCGGCGAGGTACGGGCTCTGGACGGAGTTGATCTCGACGTTCCCGAGGGCACCGTCCTCGGCCTCCTCGGCCCGAACGGCGCGGGCAAGACCACCGCCGTGCGCGTCCTGACCACCCTGCTCCGCCCCGACAGCGGCAGGGCCGTCGTGGCGGGCATCGACGTCCTCCAGCGCCCCAACGACGTCCGGCGTTCCATCGGGCTCTCCGGCCAGTTCGCGGCGGTCGACGAGTACCTCACCGGCCGCGAGAACCTGCAGATGGTCGGCCGGCTCTACCAGATGAACGCGAAGGCGGCGAAGGCCAGGGCGGGCGAGCTGCTGGAGCGGTTCAACCTCGCCGACGCCGCCGACCGGCCGGCCAAGACCTACTCCGGCGGTATGCGCCGCCGTCTCGACCTCGCCGCCGCGCTGGTCGTCTCCCCGCCCGTGATGTTCATGGACGAGCCCACGACGGGTCTCGACCCGCGCAACCGCCAGGCCCTGTGGGAGGTCATCAAGGAACTCGTCGGCGGCGGTACGACCCTGCTGCTGACCACCCAGTACCTGGAGGAGGCGGACCATCTCGCCGACGACATCTGCGTCGTCGACCACGGCAGGGTCATCGCCCGGGGCACCGCGGACCAGCTCAAGGCCCGCACCGGCGGGGAGCGCGTCGAGGTCGTCGTCCACCGGCCCGAGGAGATCGCCCCGGCCCGAGGCGTCCTCCGGCGCTTCGGCGCGGAGGGGGAGGACGCGGGCGACATCGCGGTCGACGAGCACACCCGCAGGCTCACGGTTCCGGTGACCGGCGGGGCCAAGCTGCTCGCCGAGGTGATCCGTGAGCTGGACGCCGTCGGCATCGAGATCGACGACATCGGCCTGCGCCGCCCGACCCTCGACGACGTCTTCATCTCCCTGACCGGCCGCCATGCCGAACAGGACGCCGAGGAAGGCGCGGATGAGGGCGGCGAGGTGCCGACCGCCCGGCAGGACAGGGGCCGCAAGGCCGGAAAGGAGGCCGTGAAGTGA
- a CDS encoding DUF4307 domain-containing protein gives MGAVREGLPEGRYGRSADERADRRLRIIGAVLGAGFVAMIAWFGYDHVSGQRISAEIIKFDISGQDRVQVHLEVRKDGDAQGYCTLRSRAEDGSEVGRRDVRFDMPETRVDQVVTVRTTARATSAELLGCTADPGPNG, from the coding sequence ATGGGCGCGGTGCGCGAGGGGCTCCCCGAGGGCCGTTACGGGCGCTCGGCGGACGAGCGCGCCGACCGCAGGCTCAGGATCATCGGCGCGGTGCTCGGCGCCGGCTTCGTCGCCATGATCGCCTGGTTCGGCTACGACCACGTCAGCGGCCAGCGGATCAGCGCCGAGATCATCAAGTTCGACATCAGCGGTCAGGACCGCGTACAGGTGCACCTCGAGGTCCGGAAGGACGGCGACGCCCAGGGCTACTGCACCCTGCGCTCACGCGCCGAGGACGGCTCCGAGGTCGGTCGGCGCGACGTCCGCTTCGACATGCCCGAGACGCGGGTGGACCAGGTGGTCACGGTGCGCACGACGGCCAGGGCGACGAGTGCCGAACTCCTGGGCTGCACGGCGGACCCCGGGCCGAACGGCTGA
- a CDS encoding tetratricopeptide repeat protein: protein MRDGHRAEAERLLVRAVEEEARRSGGRTDPAAMLARGREALDAMAASAGEEYTAYLGALEEAEAGRSSLTERFSRQAVSTPLLVTAVAAAAAVGADMALGTATGTALGAGAVVAVAGAAATVARVTAAHWPAAHRRAGALGQPGGPEQLRLQWLTALEVRGVRPFLDQQRILAAATARPPRKAAGPPLRAVDRSQAARRRSVLEQSFTHLPRPGGPFAGRREAMAQIAQWVHAARASTETRPTVVVLHGEPGSGRTTLALRAAHELRDQFRGACLVDLRGGSDEQPLSTREALLHLLNRLGAPREQLLFRERSSPEQQLRRLGELYHRYLTGLPVTVVLDDASDPRQVRALVPERSDSLVLVTAREPLELPADVPAWVYRLPVKALDAAGAGELLAASAGEPPAGPHDSRAMDAIRDLSGGLPLALRIAGSSLGARTPQSLAAGLASHGPVSPVERALWLRYTDLPDQGRRLLRRLALAGRASLGAAAASALLGTDESEAQRQLSELARAGLLDRVRGGSAAPPGAPPRPRAAGEGGGERYRLHDAVRAFAQARLLDEEEQAERTAAQERLIIGYAELADTVIRLVDGKTSTRADMFARTSAGHGFTSLDAALRWLDDESSFITAALRHAEGVDQRAVLNLLGALCDYCLLRGDLYRLGEISELTQAVDQGLLVRSVQWRTGIAARQLGELDKARTTLTSVVDLYREAQHDAGAARALCSLGITLHHQGNLTEASARLREAIELQSSGELAADRAWTLHALAAVERDRANIAEALALLTTAVRLHRESESLHGEAWSHFQFGQVHLRLGRVPEAESSLRLALDLYGRTQDERGEAWALTQLARARLVAGDPSPAVEQLNGALARHRENEDARGEAWTLYYLGQALEEGGERDRAVRELERARTMFSRMRDVYGLACARHHSGRATRDQRAAQTGNLRNSGFARQLLVDARSDFQRIGVAHGEAWTCLELAVVDAGNGRSAQALALCDEAAALFASYGDRRGADWAAFLRCTLLPYASAGGVEVGTAVAQEELAALRAGSHPARDARLEGCVEAFGLVLERGVRLEDGWQAWPLGMVPGRHAREVMGVPVD from the coding sequence ATGCGGGACGGCCACCGGGCGGAAGCCGAGCGGCTGTTGGTACGGGCCGTCGAGGAGGAGGCGCGCCGCTCGGGCGGCAGAACGGATCCGGCGGCCATGCTCGCACGCGGCCGCGAGGCACTGGACGCGATGGCGGCGAGCGCCGGCGAGGAGTACACGGCGTACCTCGGCGCGCTGGAGGAGGCGGAGGCCGGGCGCTCGTCCCTGACCGAGCGGTTCAGCCGGCAGGCGGTGTCGACCCCCCTGCTGGTCACCGCGGTCGCGGCGGCCGCCGCCGTCGGCGCCGACATGGCCCTGGGCACGGCGACGGGCACGGCGCTCGGCGCCGGGGCCGTGGTCGCGGTGGCGGGAGCGGCGGCGACCGTCGCCAGGGTGACGGCCGCCCACTGGCCGGCGGCCCATCGCAGGGCCGGTGCGCTCGGACAGCCGGGTGGCCCCGAGCAGTTGAGGCTGCAGTGGCTGACGGCACTCGAGGTCCGGGGTGTCCGCCCCTTCCTGGACCAGCAGCGGATTCTGGCGGCCGCCACCGCCCGCCCGCCGAGGAAGGCGGCGGGCCCGCCGCTGCGCGCGGTGGACCGCAGCCAGGCCGCGCGCAGGCGCAGTGTGCTGGAGCAGTCGTTCACCCATCTTCCGCGGCCCGGGGGGCCGTTCGCCGGGCGCCGGGAGGCGATGGCGCAGATCGCGCAGTGGGTGCACGCCGCGCGGGCGTCGACGGAGACCAGGCCGACGGTCGTGGTGCTGCACGGCGAGCCCGGGTCCGGCCGCACGACCCTCGCGCTGCGGGCGGCCCACGAGCTGAGGGACCAGTTCCGGGGCGCGTGCCTGGTGGACCTGCGCGGCGGGTCCGACGAGCAGCCGCTCTCGACGCGGGAAGCGCTGCTGCATCTGCTGAACCGGCTCGGCGCGCCCCGGGAGCAGCTGCTGTTCCGGGAGCGGTCGTCGCCCGAGCAGCAGCTGCGCCGCCTCGGCGAGCTGTACCACCGGTATCTGACCGGGCTGCCCGTCACCGTCGTACTGGACGACGCGAGCGACCCCCGGCAGGTGCGGGCCCTCGTTCCGGAACGCTCGGACAGCCTGGTGCTGGTCACGGCCCGCGAGCCGCTGGAGCTCCCGGCGGACGTCCCCGCGTGGGTGTACCGGCTGCCGGTGAAGGCCCTGGACGCGGCGGGCGCCGGGGAACTGCTCGCGGCGTCCGCCGGGGAGCCCCCCGCGGGCCCGCACGACTCCCGGGCGATGGACGCGATCCGCGACCTGTCCGGCGGGCTGCCGCTGGCACTGCGGATCGCGGGCTCTTCCCTGGGCGCCCGCACCCCGCAGTCACTGGCCGCCGGACTCGCCTCCCACGGCCCGGTGAGCCCGGTGGAGCGGGCGCTCTGGCTGCGCTACACGGATCTGCCGGACCAGGGCCGCCGGCTGCTGCGCAGGCTCGCCCTCGCGGGCCGGGCTTCCCTGGGTGCCGCCGCCGCGTCGGCGCTGCTGGGCACGGACGAGTCCGAGGCGCAGCGGCAGCTGTCGGAGCTGGCCCGCGCCGGGTTGCTGGACCGTGTGCGCGGCGGTTCCGCCGCTCCGCCGGGAGCCCCGCCGCGTCCGCGGGCCGCGGGGGAAGGAGGCGGGGAGCGCTACCGGCTGCACGACGCCGTGCGCGCCTTCGCCCAGGCGCGGCTGCTGGACGAGGAGGAGCAGGCCGAGCGCACGGCCGCCCAGGAGCGGTTGATCATCGGGTACGCGGAGCTCGCCGACACGGTGATCCGGCTGGTCGACGGGAAGACCTCGACCCGTGCCGACATGTTCGCCCGGACCTCCGCCGGCCACGGCTTCACCTCGCTGGACGCGGCGCTGCGCTGGCTGGACGACGAGTCGAGCTTCATCACGGCGGCACTCCGGCACGCCGAGGGCGTGGACCAGCGGGCCGTACTGAACCTCCTCGGCGCCCTGTGCGACTACTGCCTGCTGCGCGGCGACCTCTACCGGCTCGGGGAGATCAGCGAACTGACGCAGGCCGTCGACCAGGGCCTGCTGGTCCGCTCTGTGCAGTGGCGCACCGGTATCGCCGCCCGGCAGCTCGGCGAGCTGGACAAGGCGCGCACCACCCTGACCTCCGTGGTGGACCTGTACCGCGAGGCACAGCACGACGCGGGTGCGGCCCGGGCCCTGTGCTCCCTCGGCATCACCCTGCACCACCAGGGCAATCTGACCGAGGCGTCGGCGAGGCTGCGCGAGGCGATCGAGCTGCAGTCGTCCGGGGAACTGGCCGCCGACCGGGCGTGGACCCTGCACGCGCTGGCGGCGGTGGAGCGGGACCGGGCGAACATCGCCGAGGCCCTGGCGCTGCTCACCACCGCCGTACGGCTGCACAGGGAGAGCGAGTCGCTGCACGGCGAGGCCTGGTCCCACTTCCAGTTCGGGCAGGTGCATCTGCGCCTGGGCAGGGTGCCCGAGGCGGAGTCCTCCCTGCGGCTGGCGCTCGACCTGTACGGGCGCACCCAGGACGAGCGGGGGGAGGCGTGGGCGCTGACCCAGCTGGCCCGGGCCAGGCTGGTGGCCGGCGACCCGTCGCCGGCGGTCGAGCAGCTGAACGGGGCCCTCGCCCGGCACCGCGAGAACGAGGACGCGCGCGGTGAGGCGTGGACCCTGTACTACCTGGGGCAGGCGCTGGAGGAGGGGGGCGAACGCGACCGGGCGGTGCGCGAGTTGGAACGCGCCCGGACGATGTTCTCCCGGATGCGGGATGTGTACGGGCTGGCCTGCGCCCGCCACCACTCCGGGCGCGCCACCCGCGACCAGCGCGCCGCGCAGACCGGCAACCTGCGCAACTCCGGGTTCGCCCGCCAGCTCCTGGTCGACGCCCGCTCGGACTTCCAGCGCATCGGCGTGGCCCACGGGGAGGCGTGGACCTGCCTGGAGCTGGCCGTGGTCGACGCCGGCAACGGCCGCTCCGCGCAGGCGCTGGCGCTCTGCGACGAGGCCGCGGCGCTGTTCGCCTCGTACGGCGACCGCCGGGGCGCGGACTGGGCCGCCTTCCTGCGCTGCACACTGCTGCCGTACGCGTCGGCGGGCGGGGTGGAGGTGGGCACCGCGGTCGCACAGGAGGAGCTGGCGGCTCTGCGGGCCGGGTCCCACCCGGCCCGCGACGCCCGCCTGGAGGGCTGCGTGGAGGCGTTCGGCCTGGTCCTGGAGCGCGGAGTGCGTCTTGAGGACGGCTGGCAGGCGTGGCCGCTGGGCATGGTGCCCGGCCGGCACGCCAGGGAGGTGATGGGCGTACCCGTGGACTGA
- a CDS encoding thioredoxin domain-containing protein, producing MNRLAGVTSPYLLQHADNPVDWWPWQPEAFDEARRRDVPVLLSVGYSACHWCHVMAHESFEDDGTAAYMNEHFVSVKVDREERPDVDAVYMEAVQAATGQGGWPMTVFMTPDGEPFYFGTYFPPEPRPGTPSFRQVLEGVHGAWTSRRDEVGEVAAKITRDLAGRELRTGDAGLPTDETQAMALLRLTRDIDPATGWFRGDTRFPPSMVIEFLLRHHARAGSVAALEMAEGLCGAMARSSLYDQVGGGFHRYVLTPAPGAPLVPHFEKMLYDNALLCRVYAHLWRLTGSAPARRVALETADFMVRELRTPEGGFASALDADSALPDGSGKHAEGAYYVWTPGGLREVLGEEDAEFAMRYFGVTEEGTFEHGSSVLRLPGDAEDAGDAGDAGDARDARDTGDAGDAGDAGDARDAGDAGDAGDAGRVASVRGRLLAAREERPRPGRDDKIVAAWNGLAIAALAEVGGYFDRPDLVERATEAADLLVRLHMDDAARLARTSRDGRAGANAGVLEDYADAAEGFLALASVTGEGAWLDFAGLLLDGVLERFTGSEGQLYDTAQDAERLIRRPQDPTDNAAPAGWTAAAGALLSYAAHTGSRAHRTAAERALGVVRALGPRAPRFMGWGLAVAEALLDGPREVAVVGTPGEAGMRKLHRAALLGAAPGAVVAAGGPDSGEFPLLADRPLVDGKPAAYVCRHFVCAAPVTEVDALREELTPGA from the coding sequence ATGAACCGGTTGGCTGGTGTGACCTCGCCGTATCTGCTTCAGCATGCCGACAACCCGGTGGACTGGTGGCCCTGGCAGCCGGAGGCGTTCGACGAGGCGAGGCGGCGCGACGTACCCGTGCTGCTGTCGGTCGGCTACTCGGCGTGCCACTGGTGCCACGTCATGGCGCACGAGTCCTTCGAGGACGACGGCACCGCCGCGTACATGAACGAGCACTTCGTGTCCGTCAAGGTGGACCGCGAGGAGCGGCCCGACGTGGACGCGGTCTACATGGAGGCCGTGCAGGCCGCCACCGGGCAGGGCGGCTGGCCCATGACCGTGTTCATGACGCCGGACGGGGAGCCGTTCTACTTCGGGACCTACTTCCCGCCGGAGCCCCGCCCCGGGACGCCGTCCTTCCGGCAGGTACTCGAAGGCGTCCACGGCGCGTGGACGAGCCGGCGCGACGAAGTGGGCGAAGTCGCCGCGAAGATCACCAGGGACCTTGCCGGGCGCGAGCTGAGGACCGGGGACGCCGGGTTGCCCACCGACGAGACCCAGGCCATGGCGCTCCTCCGGCTGACCCGGGACATCGACCCCGCGACCGGCTGGTTCAGGGGGGACACCAGGTTCCCGCCGTCGATGGTGATCGAGTTCCTGTTGCGCCACCATGCGCGGGCCGGCTCCGTGGCGGCGCTGGAGATGGCGGAGGGGCTGTGCGGCGCGATGGCCCGTTCGAGCCTGTACGACCAGGTGGGCGGGGGGTTCCACCGCTACGTACTCACGCCGGCGCCCGGTGCGCCCCTGGTGCCCCACTTCGAGAAGATGCTCTACGACAACGCCCTGCTCTGCCGGGTGTACGCCCATCTGTGGCGGCTCACCGGCAGCGCCCCGGCCCGCCGGGTCGCCCTGGAGACCGCCGACTTCATGGTGCGGGAGCTGAGGACCCCGGAGGGCGGCTTCGCCTCCGCGCTCGACGCCGACAGCGCGCTGCCCGACGGTTCCGGGAAGCACGCCGAGGGCGCGTACTACGTCTGGACGCCGGGCGGGCTGAGGGAGGTGCTGGGCGAGGAGGACGCCGAGTTCGCCATGCGGTACTTCGGTGTGACCGAGGAGGGCACGTTCGAGCACGGCTCCTCCGTGCTCCGGCTGCCGGGGGACGCGGAGGACGCGGGGGACGCCGGGGACGCCGGGGACGCGAGGGATGCCCGGGACACGGGGGATGCCGGGGACGCGGGGGACGCCGGGGATGCGAGGGATGCCGGGGACGCGGGGGACGCCGGGGACGCCGGGAGGGTCGCGTCGGTGCGCGGGCGCCTGCTGGCCGCGCGGGAGGAGCGCCCGCGCCCGGGCCGCGACGACAAGATCGTCGCCGCGTGGAACGGTCTGGCGATCGCCGCCCTGGCCGAGGTGGGCGGGTACTTCGACCGGCCGGACCTGGTCGAGCGGGCCACCGAGGCGGCCGACCTGCTCGTCCGGCTCCACATGGACGACGCCGCCCGGCTGGCCCGTACCTCCAGGGACGGCCGCGCCGGTGCCAACGCCGGAGTGCTGGAGGACTACGCCGACGCCGCCGAGGGCTTCCTCGCCCTGGCCTCCGTCACCGGCGAGGGCGCGTGGCTGGATTTCGCCGGTCTTCTGTTGGATGGCGTCCTGGAGCGGTTCACCGGTTCCGAGGGGCAGTTGTACGACACGGCCCAGGACGCCGAGCGCCTGATCCGGCGGCCGCAGGACCCCACGGACAACGCGGCCCCCGCCGGCTGGACGGCCGCCGCGGGGGCGCTGCTCTCGTATGCCGCGCACACCGGATCCCGGGCGCACCGCACCGCGGCGGAGCGGGCGCTTGGCGTGGTGCGGGCCCTCGGCCCGCGTGCCCCACGGTTCATGGGCTGGGGGCTCGCCGTCGCCGAGGCGCTGCTCGACGGGCCGCGGGAGGTGGCGGTCGTCGGGACGCCCGGGGAGGCCGGGATGCGGAAGCTGCACCGGGCCGCGCTGCTGGGGGCCGCGCCGGGCGCGGTGGTCGCCGCCGGGGGACCGGACAGCGGCGAGTTCCCGCTGCTGGCGGACCGCCCGCTCGTCGACGGGAAGCCGGCGGCCTATGTCTGCCGGCACTTCGTCTGCGCCGCCCCCGTCACCGAAGTGGACGCGCTGCGTGAGGAGTTGACTCCCGGGGCGTGA